Sequence from the Streptomyces sp. NBC_00358 genome:
CCGCTCCATGACCGAGGCGAGGTCCCGGAGCGTACGGCCGGTCTGGGCGACCCGGGCGGCGAGCAGCAGGCCGGTGAGCGTGCCGTCGCCGGTGGTGGCGTGGTCGAGGATGATGACATGGCCGGACTGCTCGCCGCCGAGGGCGTAGCCGTGCCGCTTCATCTCCTCCAGCACGTAGCGGTCACCGACCCCCGTCTGGACGAAGGCGAGCCCCTCGCGCTCCATGGCGAGCTTGAACCCCAGGTTGGACATGACCGTCGCGACAACGGTGTCGGAGCGCAGTGCGGAACGCTCCCGCATCGCCAGCGCGAGAACGGCCAGGATCTGGTCGCCGTCGATCTCGTCGCCCGTGTGGTCCACGGCGAGGCAGCGGTCGGCGTCGCCGTCGTGCGCGATGCCGAGGTCGGCCCCGTGCTCGACGACGGCGGCCTTGAGGAGCTCCAGGTGGGTGGAGCCGCAACCGTCGTTGATGTTGAGCCCGTCGGGCTCCGCGCCGATCGTGATGATCTCGGCACCGGCCCGCGCGAAGGCCTCGGGCGAGACCCGGGCGGCCGCGCCGTGCGCCTCGTCGAGGACGACCTTCAGACCGTCGAGGCGGTTCGGGAGAACGCCCATGAGGTGGGCGACGTACTGGTCGAAGCCCTGGTCGTAGGAGTTCACCCGGCCGACGCCGGAGCCGGTCGGGCGGTCCCAGGGAGCGCCGGTGCGGTGCTCCTCGTAGACGCCCTCGATCCGGTCCTCCAGTTCGTCGGCGAGCTTGTGCCCGCCGCGGGCGAAGAACTTGATGCCGTTGTCGGGCATGGCGTTGTGGCTGGCGGAGAGCATCACACCGAGGTCGGCGCCCAGTACGCCGGTGAGATGGGCCACCGCCGGGGTGGGCAGCACACCGACACGCAGGACGTCCACACCGGCGCTGGCGAGGCCGGCGACCACGGCGGCCTCCAGGAACTCCCCGGACGCGCGCGGATCCCGCC
This genomic interval carries:
- the glmM gene encoding phosphoglucosamine mutase; the protein is MGRLFGTDGVRGVANADLTAELALGLSVAAAHVLAEAGTFAGHRPVAVVGRDPRASGEFLEAAVVAGLASAGVDVLRVGVLPTPAVAHLTGVLGADLGVMLSASHNAMPDNGIKFFARGGHKLADELEDRIEGVYEEHRTGAPWDRPTGSGVGRVNSYDQGFDQYVAHLMGVLPNRLDGLKVVLDEAHGAAARVSPEAFARAGAEIITIGAEPDGLNINDGCGSTHLELLKAAVVEHGADLGIAHDGDADRCLAVDHTGDEIDGDQILAVLALAMRERSALRSDTVVATVMSNLGFKLAMEREGLAFVQTGVGDRYVLEEMKRHGYALGGEQSGHVIILDHATTGDGTLTGLLLAARVAQTGRTLRDLASVMERLPQVLINVPDVDRSRVNSSAELAAAVADAERELGTTGRVLLRPSGTEPLVRVMVEAADIDHARSVAARLADAVKSALG